The following coding sequences lie in one bacterium genomic window:
- a CDS encoding class I SAM-dependent methyltransferase produces the protein MAIRMEPTIFQFPHSRIYDFYTRVFFLKVYEQFARWIPVKNPRGKVLDVGAAAGYLGVALAKKHPELTVYSTDLSPDMVYLNKKVIKENKLAGRVIAQREDAYSLSFEDNTFDLVINSFTFHHWPNPKKMFAELHRVLKPGGEMFIIDGKKGFDYEDMKDFCRTVGFGLLGRLLARVMGKLVWIDFVSMEHAHRTLAISPFDKKTCEDAGVFMFLRGFKTEPEAS, from the coding sequence TTGGCAATCAGGATGGAGCCTACGATTTTTCAGTTTCCGCATTCAAGAATTTACGATTTTTACACAAGAGTTTTTTTCTTGAAGGTTTATGAACAGTTTGCACGCTGGATTCCCGTGAAGAATCCGCGAGGCAAGGTGCTCGATGTAGGCGCTGCCGCCGGCTATCTCGGCGTTGCGCTTGCAAAAAAGCATCCGGAGCTGACCGTTTATTCAACCGATCTCTCGCCTGACATGGTGTATCTCAACAAGAAGGTAATTAAGGAAAACAAGCTCGCGGGTCGCGTCATTGCACAGAGGGAGGACGCATACAGTCTGAGCTTTGAAGACAACACCTTCGATCTCGTTATCAACTCCTTCACCTTCCACCACTGGCCCAACCCCAAAAAGATGTTTGCCGAGCTGCACAGGGTTCTCAAACCCGGCGGCGAGATGTTCATCATTGACGGCAAAAAGGGGTTCGACTATGAGGATATGAAAGACTTCTGCCGCACCGTGGGCTTCGGGCTTCTTGGAAGACTCCTGGCAAGAGTAATGGGCAAGCTCGTATGGATAGACTTCGTATCCATGGAGCACGCGCACCGCACGCTTGCCATATCGCCGTTTGACAAGAAAACCTGCGAAGATGCGGGCGTCTTCATGTTTCTGCGGGGCTTCAAGACCGAACCAGAGGCGAGCTGA